The genomic DNA GCGGGGCAGGCGAACCAGGCGACGTGCTCTCGGATGGCGAGGTCGCTGGTGGTGTCGCCGATGCCGGCGAGCCGATCTCGGGTGAGGCCGGTTCGCTGTTTCAGGCGGGCGAGCCCGGTGGCTTTGCTGACGTGTGCGAGGTCGCAGTTGATGTAGAGCCACGTCATGGAGACGCGGAAGGTCCACGCTTCGCGCGCGAAGGTGCGTTCGAGGTCGGGGACGAGGAGGCGGAGGGTGTCGGTATCGGTGTGGTAGAGGGAGATGGATGCCGCCTTGCCGGGCTGGATCGTCGCGCCTTTGGGCCCGAGGTCGGTGCGGACCCAGCGGGATGCCTCGGCGACCATCTCGAGGTGGCGCTCGGTGATGGCGGGGTCCATCAGATACTCGTTGGTGATGGGGTCGTACATCCAGACGCCGTTCTCGCAGATGATCGGGAGGGTCCGGTTTCCGATCAGGCGGCACATCGCCTCTGCGAATGGTAGCGGGCGACCGGAGCAGAGCGTGACGACCGGGCGGTCGTGCCGGTGCTGGGCGATGTGGTTGTGGGCGGCGATCTTCGCGAGCGAGGGGGCATCCATCGGGCCGGAGTGTTCCGGGCTGAGGCACCCGTCGATGTCGCAGATCACGGCGTCGTAGCGTCGAGCGGGGTGTGGGGGCGTGCCCGGGTTCTCTGGGTGTGTGTCGGTCGTCATTCGGGGTGGTTCTGGGGAGGAGAGTGTAGGTTCTCCGCCCGGAAATCGCCCGAACACTTGGCGTCGGGGCCTGTGGCGTGTAGTCTCTTGGCCCATGCTCTTCCTCTTTGCGATGACGATCTTTCTGAGCGCACTCCTTTTGTTCATGGTGCAGCCCATGGCCGCGAAGGGGATTCTGCCTCTCCTGGGGGGCAGCCCGGCGGTGTGGAACACCTGCATGGTGTTCTTTCAGGCGTTGCTGCTGTGCGGGTATGCGTATGCGCACGCGTTGTCGCGTCTGAAGTCGAAGTGGGCGCAGGTGGGGATTCACGGGGCGGTGATCGTGCTGGCATCGGCGACGCTGCCGATTGTTGTGCCGCGTGGCGTGGCGTTGCCTTCGGAGGGTGGGGAGACGCTGTGGCTGCTGGGGCTTCTGGCGTCGATGGTGGGTGGTCCGTTCTTTCTGTTGTCGACGACGGGTCCGTTGGTGCAGTCGTGGTTTGCGAGGACGGGGCATCCGAGCGCGTCGGATCCGTACTTTTTGTATGGGGCGAGCAACGCGGGGAGTTTCATCGGGTTGCTGGGGTTTCCGCTGGCGATCGAGCCCCTGATGGGGCTTCGCGAGCAGGGGGTGTGGTGGGCGGTTGGGTTCGGCGCGCTCGCGCCGCTGCTGATCGTGTGCGGCGTGGTGATGGCGCAGGCGGTGGTGCGTGCGCCGACGCGTCAGGCGCGTCGGGCGGGGAAGGTTCCCGCGGCACCGACGCTGGATGCCTCGCCGGTGACGTGGAAGCGGCGCGGGTGGTGGGTCTTCCTGGCGTTCGTGCCTTCGAGTCTGACGCTGGGGACGACGCAGTATCTTTCGACGGATATCGCGGCGATCCCGCTGTTGTGGGTGATCCCGCTGGCGATCTACCTGCTGACGTTCATCATCGCGTTCTCGAAGCGTGAGCTGGTGCCGACGGAGTCTTTGTCGAAGTTGCTGCCGTTCATCGTGGTGGCGATCGGCGTGGCGTTCCTGATGCATGCGCGGGAGCCGATCGCGATGCTGATCGGGCTGCACGTGCTGCTGATGACGCTGGGGTCGCTGTTGTGCCACAAGCGTCTGGCGGATGCGCGCCCGGAGGTTTCGCGTCTGACGGAGTTTTATCTCTGGATCGCGGTGGGTGGCGTGCTGGGCGGGATCTTCAACGCGCTGGTCGCGCCGCTGGCGTTCAACGACGTGTACGAGTACCCGATCGCGATCGGGCTGGCGTGCATGTCGAGGATCGCGCCGGGCGGGGTTGCGCGGTCGGCGCGCTCGCGGATGCTGGATGTGGCGGTGCCGCTCGCGGTGCTCTTGATCGCGGCGGGGACGCTGCCGGCGATGCAGTGGGTGTTCCGTTTGGGCGGTATGGAGCTGCAGGGGGGGTGGCTGGTGAAGGCGTTGACGGTGGGTCTGCCTTGCATCGCGTGCTTCCTTGCGGTGGGGAGGCCCCTGCGGTTCTCGCTGTGCGCGGTGG from Phycisphaeraceae bacterium includes the following:
- a CDS encoding HAD family phosphatase; its protein translation is MTTDTHPENPGTPPHPARRYDAVICDIDGCLSPEHSGPMDAPSLAKIAAHNHIAQHRHDRPVVTLCSGRPLPFAEAMCRLIGNRTLPIICENGVWMYDPITNEYLMDPAITERHLEMVAEASRWVRTDLGPKGATIQPGKAASISLYHTDTDTLRLLVPDLERTFAREAWTFRVSMTWLYINCDLAHVSKATGLARLKQRTGLTRDRLAGIGDTTSDLAIREHVAWFACPANAQDQIKRHADFIAPHPEAEGAVDILSMLSP
- a CDS encoding fused MFS/spermidine synthase: MLFLFAMTIFLSALLLFMVQPMAAKGILPLLGGSPAVWNTCMVFFQALLLCGYAYAHALSRLKSKWAQVGIHGAVIVLASATLPIVVPRGVALPSEGGETLWLLGLLASMVGGPFFLLSTTGPLVQSWFARTGHPSASDPYFLYGASNAGSFIGLLGFPLAIEPLMGLREQGVWWAVGFGALAPLLIVCGVVMAQAVVRAPTRQARRAGKVPAAPTLDASPVTWKRRGWWVFLAFVPSSLTLGTTQYLSTDIAAIPLLWVIPLAIYLLTFIIAFSKRELVPTESLSKLLPFIVVAIGVAFLMHAREPIAMLIGLHVLLMTLGSLLCHKRLADARPEVSRLTEFYLWIAVGGVLGGIFNALVAPLAFNDVYEYPIAIGLACMSRIAPGGVARSARSRMLDVAVPLAVLLIAAGTLPAMQWVFRLGGMELQGGWLVKALTVGLPCIACFLAVGRPLRFSLCAVAILVYAFVSIEPTFKVLHKERTFFGVLRVLESMDGAMHTLRHGTTTHGTQFMIPEYRDLPTTYYHPDGPLGDLLFVYREGPMLQRVAVIGMGTGAIAAYGRPGDVHDFYEIDPAVDRIARNTKWFRYLSDSKATVNVIIGDGRREIAEAPDGSYGLIVVDAFSSDAIPVHLITREAIELYMKKLAPGGVLTLHISNRHVNLNPPLVGIAASLGLKVVSCAHQSPKQLATDAWTSVWVAIGREPGDLEPLLAKGADRRDWWVFEPNERTPVWTDDHANVLQMFKW